In Methanomicrobium antiquum, one DNA window encodes the following:
- a CDS encoding 4Fe-4S dicluster domain-containing protein gives MKLIIDESRCKGCNLCTLVCPYNIFQEGSELNSKGIVVPSLDRPGRCTNCRLSKLYQRRLCGVCQLICPDQAIHWVEEEPYEPLGVVIEF, from the coding sequence ATGAAACTAATTATTGATGAGAGTCGCTGTAAAGGATGCAATCTCTGTACACTTGTCTGCCCATATAATATATTTCAGGAAGGATCAGAATTAAACAGCAAAGGAATTGTTGTTCCTTCCCTTGACAGACCCGGCAGGTGTACAAACTGCAGGCTTTCCAAATTATATCAGAGGCGTTTGTGTGGCGTATGCCAGTTAATCTGCCCTGATCAGGCTATTCACTGGGTTGAGGAAGAGCCTTATGAACCTCTTGGAGTGGTGATAGAGTTTTGA
- a CDS encoding 2-oxoacid:acceptor oxidoreductase subunit alpha gives MSRIEFMQGNIACAEGALAAGCTFFGGYPITPSTEVAEHMAKEMPGLGRTFIQMEDEIASISSLIGASWTGAKTMTATSGPGFSLMMENIGYAVMTETPLVIVNIQRGGPSTGQPTMSAQGDMMQCRFGSHGDFSIIALTPSTVQEMYELTVKAFNLSERFRCPVFVMSDETIGHMRERVIIPDSVETEYRKPPEIGKLPFEADSTLIPGFPVFGQGHRVHVTGLTHNEKGYPDTNDHETHEKLVKRLVWKVESKRHEIADYDIENTSSEIVFLTYGPATRTVRQIIKDRPDLNIGHINLRIVWPFPEEVLSKFKSAKVFIIPEMNLGQIAREVGRHTNVPIHSLPKIGGEMHNPKELIHAVEEYL, from the coding sequence TTGAGCAGAATAGAATTTATGCAGGGAAATATTGCCTGTGCCGAGGGTGCACTCGCGGCAGGATGCACATTTTTTGGCGGATATCCGATTACACCCTCAACCGAGGTTGCAGAGCATATGGCAAAAGAGATGCCCGGGCTTGGCAGGACTTTTATTCAGATGGAAGATGAGATAGCAAGCATCTCCTCTTTGATTGGTGCATCCTGGACAGGTGCAAAGACAATGACTGCAACCAGCGGACCCGGATTTTCGCTGATGATGGAAAATATTGGTTATGCAGTAATGACTGAAACACCGCTTGTTATTGTAAATATCCAGAGGGGCGGGCCTTCGACAGGACAGCCTACAATGTCTGCACAGGGGGATATGATGCAGTGCAGGTTTGGATCACACGGTGACTTTTCGATAATTGCTCTTACTCCCTCAACTGTTCAGGAGATGTATGAACTAACAGTAAAGGCTTTTAATCTTTCAGAAAGGTTCAGATGTCCTGTATTTGTAATGTCTGATGAGACAATCGGACATATGCGTGAGAGAGTTATAATCCCGGACAGTGTTGAGACTGAATACAGAAAGCCGCCAGAGATAGGAAAACTTCCCTTTGAAGCTGATTCAACTCTTATTCCGGGATTTCCGGTATTCGGACAGGGTCATCGTGTGCATGTAACAGGTCTGACTCATAATGAAAAGGGCTATCCTGATACCAATGATCATGAAACACATGAAAAACTTGTAAAAAGGCTTGTTTGGAAGGTTGAGTCAAAGCGTCATGAGATAGCAGATTATGATATTGAAAATACCTCATCTGAGATTGTATTTTTAACATACGGTCCTGCAACAAGGACTGTAAGGCAGATTATAAAAGACAGGCCTGACTTAAACATCGGCCACATAAACCTCCGCATTGTCTGGCCTTTCCCTGAAGAAGTTCTCTCAAAGTTTAAATCCGCAAAAGTATTCATTATTCCTGAAATGAATCTTGGGCAGATTGCAAGGGAAGTCGGGCGGCATACAAATGTTCCAATACACTCACTTCCAAAAATCGGCGGAGAAATGCACAATCCAAAAGAGCTTATTCATGCAGTGGAGGAATACCTGTGA
- a CDS encoding thiamine pyrophosphate-dependent enzyme — protein sequence MPHIFCTGCGNGTVINCTLNAVVEMGWEIDDTIFISGIGCSSRAPGYVATDSLHTTHGRALAFATGVKMAKPDFNVVVFTGDGDLSAIGGNHFIHACRRNIDITVVCMNNMIYGMTGGQGSPCTPSGAFSTTTPYGASEPVFDLAELAVAAGANYVARWTTYHVKELTKAIKAGMETPGLSFIESVTQCPTSFGRRNKQRQPSDMIDHMKTHTILLSKKKRLEEAGQKVPDDYFAVGEFARRNRPVMGVKNK from the coding sequence ATGCCGCATATATTCTGCACAGGATGCGGCAACGGGACAGTTATAAACTGTACGCTAAACGCTGTTGTAGAAATGGGATGGGAGATTGACGATACAATCTTCATCTCCGGAATTGGCTGTTCATCCCGTGCACCGGGATATGTCGCGACAGATTCACTTCATACCACACATGGTCGTGCGCTTGCGTTTGCAACCGGCGTTAAGATGGCAAAGCCTGATTTTAATGTTGTTGTATTCACAGGAGATGGTGATCTCTCAGCAATTGGCGGAAATCACTTTATCCATGCATGCAGGAGAAACATCGATATTACTGTTGTTTGCATGAACAACATGATTTATGGAATGACCGGAGGGCAGGGAAGTCCGTGCACTCCTTCAGGCGCATTTTCGACAACAACACCCTATGGAGCAAGCGAGCCTGTTTTTGACCTGGCCGAACTTGCAGTCGCCGCAGGTGCAAATTATGTTGCCCGCTGGACTACATACCATGTAAAAGAGCTTACAAAGGCAATTAAAGCAGGAATGGAGACTCCCGGTCTTTCATTTATTGAATCGGTAACACAGTGCCCGACTTCTTTTGGCAGAAGGAATAAGCAAAGACAGCCTTCTGATATGATAGATCATATGAAGACGCATACAATACTTCTTTCAAAGAAAAAAAGGCTTGAAGAAGCAGGTCAGAAAGTACCTGATGATTATTTTGCCGTTGGGGAGTTTGCACGCCGTAATCGTCCTGTAATGGGGGTTAAAAATAAATGA
- a CDS encoding 2-oxoacid:acceptor oxidoreductase family protein codes for MRHEVLFSGFGGQGIILSAVVLGRAAAIYDKKYAVQTQVYGPEARGGASMSAVVIDDEEILYPEVSEPDIYVIMSQQGYEKYGLDASDESFMILDSALVFSRPECRNLPVSATEEAKRLTGRAIVANIIMLGALVSATGVVTKDAIEKAVLDSVPKGTEELNLKALNAGFELGMKGGSQS; via the coding sequence ATGAGGCATGAAGTTTTGTTCTCAGGATTTGGAGGTCAGGGAATTATTCTTTCTGCTGTTGTTCTGGGTCGTGCCGCCGCTATTTATGACAAAAAATATGCTGTTCAGACTCAGGTTTACGGCCCTGAGGCAAGAGGCGGTGCCTCAATGTCTGCTGTTGTGATAGATGACGAGGAGATTTTATACCCTGAGGTATCTGAGCCTGACATTTATGTCATTATGTCACAGCAGGGTTATGAGAAATACGGGCTGGATGCATCAGATGAATCTTTTATGATTCTTGATTCAGCTCTTGTTTTTTCGCGTCCGGAATGCAGGAATCTGCCTGTTTCTGCAACAGAAGAGGCAAAAAGGCTCACCGGACGTGCAATTGTTGCAAATATAATAATGCTTGGAGCACTTGTCAGTGCTACCGGCGTTGTAACAAAAGATGCAATAGAAAAGGCAGTTTTAGACAGCGTTCCCAAAGGAACGGAAGAATTGAATTTAAAAGCCCTTAATGCCGGTTTTGAACTTGGGATGAAAGGAGGAAGTCAGAGTTGA
- a CDS encoding succinate--CoA ligase subunit beta, with amino-acid sequence MKLLEFEAKEIFKKSKIPVGKGFVIKSPDELDAGMGEMGDGVVLKAQVDVGGRGKAGGVIITDAESAKENAKILFSRKIKGISVDKILVEEKLAIENEYYVSITLDRAKKMPVILFSATGGVDIEETAKNNPDALQKVWITPLLHDIPSFMMRRLLNGAPKELGPVINSLYRVYCESDAMLAEINPLVTTKKGVYAADAKLIIDDNALYRQGIEVNRDLTDREKRAEKFGFSYVELNGSIGVVGNGAGLTMSTLDLISVYGGKAANFLDVGGGAGEDRVCNAVKLVSEMPGVSVIIVNLLGGITRCDEVARGIVKANIPQKVVVRLAGTNEGEGREILKQHGYMMLDTMDEVVKYAVSEAGL; translated from the coding sequence TTGAAGCTTTTGGAGTTTGAAGCAAAGGAAATTTTTAAAAAATCCAAAATACCTGTTGGTAAAGGGTTTGTAATAAAAAGTCCGGATGAACTGGACGCCGGTATGGGAGAAATGGGCGATGGCGTTGTGCTAAAAGCCCAGGTTGATGTCGGCGGCCGTGGAAAAGCAGGCGGAGTCATAATAACTGACGCAGAATCTGCAAAAGAGAATGCAAAAATTCTCTTTTCCAGAAAAATAAAAGGAATTTCAGTTGACAAAATCCTTGTCGAGGAAAAGCTTGCAATTGAGAATGAATATTATGTAAGCATAACTCTTGACAGGGCAAAAAAGATGCCTGTAATTTTGTTTTCCGCAACAGGCGGTGTCGATATAGAAGAGACTGCAAAAAACAATCCCGATGCTCTTCAAAAAGTATGGATTACGCCTCTTTTACATGATATTCCCTCCTTTATGATGAGACGTCTTTTAAATGGTGCTCCAAAGGAATTAGGGCCTGTTATCAACTCGCTTTATCGTGTTTACTGTGAGTCTGACGCAATGCTTGCCGAAATCAACCCTCTTGTAACCACAAAAAAAGGAGTCTATGCCGCAGATGCAAAGCTGATAATAGATGATAATGCTTTGTACAGGCAGGGAATAGAGGTAAACCGCGATTTAACAGATCGCGAAAAAAGAGCTGAGAAGTTTGGATTTTCATATGTTGAGCTTAATGGATCGATAGGTGTTGTTGGAAACGGTGCAGGGCTTACTATGTCAACACTTGATTTGATCAGCGTTTACGGAGGAAAAGCGGCAAATTTTCTGGATGTCGGTGGTGGCGCAGGAGAAGACAGAGTCTGCAATGCTGTAAAACTTGTATCTGAGATGCCCGGAGTCAGTGTTATAATTGTAAATCTTCTTGGCGGAATCACAAGATGTGATGAGGTTGCACGGGGAATTGTAAAGGCAAATATTCCACAGAAGGTTGTTGTAAGGCTTGCCGGCACAAACGAGGGAGAAGGAAGAGAAATTTTAAAACAACACGGCTACATGATGCTCGATACAATGGATGAGGTTGTTAAGTATGCAGTTTCGGAGGCAGGACTATGA
- the sucD gene encoding succinate--CoA ligase subunit alpha encodes MIYGDKKTKVIVQGATGNQGAFHIDLMNRYAEEVGGFGVVAGVTPGKGGQEVHGVPVYNSVREALLEHDASTSVLFVPGGAAGDSIMEAAYNGLELVVAITEHIPVHDAMKAISYAQLEGCSVIGPNCPGTLSPGELKLGIMPVNLSVPGNVGIISRSGTLTYEVVNELTRSGIGQSTVVGIGGDPVIGQTFVDVLERFEKDSQTKAVVLIGEVGGNLEEEGASFTNLPIVTYVAGVSAPPEKRMGHAGAIVAGGEGDAGSKIRRLESMGITVAEKPSDIPHLIGEML; translated from the coding sequence ATGATTTACGGCGATAAAAAAACAAAGGTCATAGTCCAGGGTGCAACCGGAAATCAGGGTGCATTTCACATTGACCTGATGAATCGGTATGCAGAAGAGGTTGGAGGATTTGGAGTTGTTGCCGGAGTAACGCCCGGCAAGGGCGGCCAGGAAGTCCATGGTGTTCCTGTTTACAATTCTGTAAGAGAAGCACTTCTCGAACATGATGCATCTACAAGTGTTCTTTTTGTTCCGGGTGGTGCCGCGGGAGACTCTATAATGGAGGCGGCATACAACGGGCTTGAACTTGTTGTTGCAATTACAGAACACATCCCTGTTCATGACGCGATGAAGGCGATATCCTATGCACAGCTTGAAGGGTGCAGTGTGATAGGGCCAAACTGTCCCGGAACACTATCTCCGGGAGAGCTTAAGCTTGGAATAATGCCTGTAAACCTTTCAGTTCCGGGAAATGTAGGGATAATCTCAAGGAGCGGAACGCTTACCTATGAAGTTGTAAATGAGCTTACCCGTTCTGGAATCGGCCAGAGTACGGTTGTCGGAATTGGAGGTGATCCTGTAATCGGTCAGACTTTTGTTGATGTTTTAGAAAGGTTTGAAAAAGATTCTCAGACAAAGGCAGTTGTTTTGATAGGTGAAGTGGGCGGGAATTTAGAAGAAGAAGGAGCATCGTTTACCAATCTTCCAATTGTAACTTATGTTGCAGGAGTTTCAGCCCCGCCTGAGAAGCGTATGGGTCATGCCGGTGCAATTGTTGCCGGAGGCGAAGGTGATGCAGGCTCAAAGATAAGACGTCTTGAGTCTATGGGTATCACTGTTGCAGAAAAACCCTCTGATATTCCTCATTTGATAGGAGAAATGCTTTAA
- a CDS encoding DNA integrity scanning protein DisA nucleotide-binding domain protein — MVSADSLMMLHKARELAENIGARAIVSFIKPISFESEIPVIWVEDLQLDVLKDLTMHDILEISEKHLHDAAVQIYLSKNFEEGQVVGVFPYAILIYDIKEGPGFINVRDYDGIANRDVVSAVLRLALDIAVEGREGRKIGTAFIIGNSDDIMKNSHQAIINPYKGQHPDDCDIKNEHNWESVKEFAQLDGVFVVDNEGRIAAAGRYLNINTGLITLPGGMGGRHLAAAAITLDLPVIGITVSESGGIVRIFRDGKVVQTIRSDVRVRR, encoded by the coding sequence ATGGTATCTGCCGATTCACTGATGATGCTTCACAAAGCCCGCGAGCTTGCAGAAAATATAGGAGCAAGAGCTATAGTCTCATTCATAAAACCGATATCTTTTGAATCGGAGATACCCGTTATCTGGGTGGAGGACCTTCAGCTTGATGTCTTAAAAGATCTGACAATGCACGATATTTTGGAGATATCTGAAAAACACCTGCATGACGCAGCTGTTCAGATATATCTTAGCAAAAATTTTGAGGAAGGTCAGGTTGTTGGAGTATTTCCATATGCAATCTTAATTTATGATATAAAAGAAGGTCCGGGTTTTATTAATGTCCGTGACTATGACGGGATTGCAAACCGTGATGTTGTATCAGCGGTGCTTAGGCTTGCACTTGATATTGCAGTTGAGGGAAGAGAAGGAAGAAAGATAGGTACAGCTTTTATCATCGGCAATTCTGATGACATTATGAAAAACTCTCATCAGGCAATTATCAATCCGTACAAAGGCCAGCATCCTGATGACTGCGATATAAAAAACGAGCATAACTGGGAGAGTGTAAAAGAGTTTGCACAGCTTGACGGTGTTTTTGTAGTTGACAATGAAGGAAGGATAGCCGCTGCAGGAAGGTACCTGAATATAAATACAGGTTTAATCACGCTTCCCGGCGGAATGGGTGGAAGGCATCTTGCGGCGGCGGCGATAACACTTGATCTGCCTGTAATTGGTATAACAGTCTCTGAGTCAGGCGGAATTGTAAGAATTTTCCGTGACGGAAAGGTTGTTCAGACAATTCGTTCTGATGTCAGAGTCAGGCGATAA
- a CDS encoding methionine adenosyltransferase has product MPRNIAVEKLLQTPIEKQRTEIVERKCVGHPDSLADGIAESVSRALSKAYLEECDAVLHHNTDQGEIVAGESMPKFGGGKVTRPIYVLLTGRATKTFDNVTIPTDSIAVEAARKYLKETLQFLNMDSDVIVDCRMGVGSSDLRDVFKACGNNTLPHANDTSFGIGHAPFSDLESIILGVSSHIDETVRPKHPVIGTDIKIMGLRSDDDISLTLCVPMVDRFCSDMSDYVEAVEFIKEDVSKFASSKTSRKVNVFVNTGDRVSENSVFLTVTGTSAEMGDDGSVGRGNRCNGLITPQRPMSMEATSGKNPINHIGKIYNLLATDIATKCVNEVDGIEDLYVRLLSQIGKPIDQPFVASAQFISDGTCDDAKIEKEINALLDDSLENISEITRRVIRGELKTF; this is encoded by the coding sequence ATGCCAAGAAATATTGCAGTAGAAAAGCTATTACAGACACCTATTGAAAAGCAGAGGACTGAAATTGTTGAAAGAAAGTGTGTCGGCCACCCTGACAGTCTTGCAGACGGAATTGCAGAGTCTGTTTCAAGAGCCCTTTCAAAGGCATATCTTGAAGAATGTGATGCCGTTCTTCACCACAATACAGATCAGGGTGAGATTGTTGCTGGCGAATCAATGCCTAAGTTTGGCGGCGGAAAGGTAACAAGGCCAATTTATGTTCTTTTAACAGGAAGAGCAACAAAAACGTTTGACAATGTCACAATTCCAACAGACTCTATTGCAGTTGAAGCTGCAAGAAAGTACTTAAAAGAGACACTTCAGTTCCTGAATATGGACAGCGATGTTATTGTTGACTGCAGAATGGGTGTTGGATCATCTGATCTTCGTGATGTCTTTAAGGCATGTGGAAATAACACGCTTCCACACGCAAACGACACTTCATTTGGTATAGGACATGCACCTTTTAGCGATCTTGAAAGTATTATTCTTGGCGTTAGCAGTCATATTGACGAGACAGTCAGGCCAAAACATCCTGTTATCGGGACAGATATTAAGATAATGGGTCTTCGTAGTGATGATGATATATCACTCACACTCTGTGTTCCTATGGTGGATCGTTTCTGCTCTGATATGAGCGATTATGTAGAGGCAGTTGAGTTTATAAAAGAGGATGTCTCAAAGTTTGCATCTTCCAAAACCAGCAGAAAAGTAAACGTTTTTGTAAATACAGGAGATCGTGTCTCTGAAAACAGTGTCTTTTTAACAGTTACAGGGACTTCTGCCGAGATGGGTGATGACGGCAGTGTCGGTCGTGGAAACCGTTGTAATGGTCTGATTACACCACAGCGTCCGATGAGTATGGAGGCAACATCCGGTAAAAACCCGATTAATCATATTGGGAAGATATACAATCTCCTTGCAACTGATATTGCGACAAAGTGTGTCAATGAAGTTGACGGCATAGAAGATTTATACGTCCGTCTTTTATCACAGATAGGAAAGCCCATTGATCAGCCTTTTGTTGCAAGTGCACAGTTTATATCAGACGGCACCTGTGATGACGCAAAAATAGAAAAAGAGATAAACGCATTACTCGACGATTCACTTGAAAACATCAGTGAAATAACCCGGAGAGTCATTCGTGGCGAATTAAAAACTTTCTGA
- the hisG gene encoding ATP phosphoribosyltransferase: protein MSPNTKVRNVLRLAIPNKGRIADPIIELVEAGGLKLENSRTRKLITKTSDSEIEVLFARPIDIPEYVANGAADIGITGRDMVLERGSDVEEILDLKSGNARLVLAVPEDSGIKSASDLNGLRVATEFPGICEKYFNEQNISVSLVPVGGACEAAPYLGIADAVVDLTSSGTTLATNNLIIIDEILNSTTILIGNKNSKVKFSEKIEEFCTAIDSVIRARGQRYLMMNVERKCLDRVRDVLPGLSGPTVMDVVSSDNMVAVHAVVSEDHLYSLVSTLKRAGAKDILVVPIERMIR from the coding sequence ATGAGTCCGAATACAAAAGTCCGTAATGTCTTAAGGCTTGCAATACCAAACAAAGGCCGGATTGCCGATCCGATAATAGAACTTGTTGAGGCGGGAGGCTTAAAGCTTGAGAACAGCAGGACAAGAAAACTTATTACAAAAACATCTGATTCAGAGATAGAGGTTCTTTTTGCAAGGCCGATTGACATTCCTGAATATGTTGCAAACGGTGCGGCAGATATAGGCATAACAGGGCGTGACATGGTCCTGGAGCGTGGTTCTGATGTGGAAGAAATTTTAGATCTTAAGTCCGGAAATGCAAGGCTTGTTCTGGCAGTCCCTGAGGATTCAGGAATAAAGAGTGCAAGTGACTTAAACGGACTTCGGGTTGCAACCGAATTTCCGGGCATTTGTGAGAAGTATTTTAATGAGCAGAATATTTCAGTATCACTTGTTCCTGTCGGCGGGGCTTGCGAGGCCGCACCATATCTTGGAATAGCAGATGCTGTGGTAGATCTTACAAGTTCAGGAACGACTCTTGCAACCAATAATTTAATAATTATTGACGAAATTCTCAATTCAACAACAATTCTGATAGGAAATAAAAATTCAAAAGTTAAATTCTCTGAAAAAATTGAGGAGTTCTGCACAGCAATTGACAGCGTAATCCGTGCACGCGGCCAGCGTTATCTCATGATGAATGTCGAACGAAAATGCCTTGACAGAGTAAGAGATGTTCTTCCGGGGCTTTCAGGTCCGACTGTAATGGATGTTGTATCATCAGACAATATGGTTGCTGTACATGCGGTTGTATCAGAGGATCATCTCTATTCCTTAGTCAGCACTTTAAAGCGTGCAGGTGCAAAAGACATACTTGTAGTGCCTATTGAAAGGATGATAAGGTAA
- the hisA gene encoding 1-(5-phosphoribosyl)-5-[(5-phosphoribosylamino)methylideneamino]imidazole-4-carboxamide isomerase, with product MRVFPAVDILDGRCVQLVQGKRENKTEYGSPLDNAKRWIDEGADALHVINLDGAFEGSLKNAGLIKELILETGVFVQLGGGIRSVEDAAGWLDAGVDRVILGTLAIEEPESVKFLSEEYGREAIVAGVDAKAGQVVVRGWEKSAGDYIEWAKKFEMLGAGSLLFTNVDVEGLQRGISIDPVKRLVESTSISVIAAGGISSPSDVATLKNTGVDGIVLGSALYSGRIALKDALEICI from the coding sequence ATGAGAGTTTTTCCGGCAGTTGATATCCTTGACGGCAGATGCGTTCAGCTCGTGCAGGGAAAACGTGAAAATAAAACGGAATACGGAAGTCCGCTTGACAATGCAAAAAGATGGATAGATGAAGGTGCAGATGCACTTCATGTCATAAACCTTGACGGGGCATTTGAAGGCAGTCTGAAAAATGCAGGTCTGATAAAAGAGCTTATTTTGGAGACCGGCGTTTTTGTTCAGCTTGGCGGAGGAATCCGAAGTGTTGAGGATGCCGCAGGCTGGCTTGATGCCGGAGTTGACAGGGTTATTCTTGGAACACTTGCAATAGAAGAGCCGGAATCTGTTAAATTTTTATCAGAGGAATATGGACGTGAGGCAATAGTTGCCGGCGTTGATGCAAAGGCTGGCCAGGTTGTTGTAAGAGGTTGGGAGAAGTCTGCCGGCGATTATATCGAATGGGCCAAAAAATTTGAGATGCTTGGTGCAGGTTCACTTCTTTTTACAAACGTTGATGTAGAGGGTCTTCAGAGAGGAATCAGTATTGATCCTGTAAAAAGACTGGTTGAGAGTACGTCTATTTCTGTGATTGCCGCAGGAGGCATTTCAAGCCCTTCAGATGTCGCAACACTAAAGAACACAGGTGTTGATGGTATAGTGTTGGGATCAGCGCTTTACAGCGGGAGAATAGCCCTTAAGGATGCACTGGAGATTTGTATATGA
- the hisB gene encoding imidazoleglycerol-phosphate dehydratase HisB, with translation MRSCEITRDTKETAVKLSISLDGTGIVEADTGIPFFDHMLSAFGRHGGFDLKVNVKGDLLVDYHHTIEDVGIVLGQAVLEALGDMKGIERFAHIAVPMDEAISYVTLDISKRPYLVMNGEFLGGLPFPDTLVEHFFYSFCTNAKITAHLSFSGRDSHHMCEALFKAFGVALKTASRVDSNKGIPSTKGVL, from the coding sequence ATGAGAAGTTGTGAGATTACAAGAGATACAAAAGAGACTGCAGTTAAGCTGAGCATATCACTTGACGGCACAGGTATTGTTGAAGCTGATACAGGCATTCCATTTTTTGATCATATGCTTTCAGCTTTCGGGCGTCATGGCGGATTTGATCTGAAAGTAAATGTGAAAGGCGATCTTTTAGTGGATTATCACCACACAATAGAGGATGTCGGAATAGTTCTTGGGCAGGCGGTTTTGGAAGCTCTTGGGGATATGAAGGGAATTGAGAGGTTTGCACACATTGCCGTTCCAATGGACGAGGCAATTTCGTATGTAACATTGGATATCAGCAAAAGGCCTTATCTTGTAATGAACGGTGAATTTTTAGGAGGGCTTCCTTTCCCTGACACTCTTGTAGAGCACTTTTTCTATAGCTTTTGCACCAATGCCAAAATAACTGCTCACCTGTCATTTTCAGGAAGAGACTCACATCACATGTGTGAGGCGCTTTTTAAGGCATTTGGAGTTGCTTTAAAGACTGCGTCAAGGGTTGATTCAAACAAAGGCATCCCAAGTACAAAAGGCGTTTTGTAA
- a CDS encoding histone family protein, with translation MANDLPIAAVVRIAKKNGAERVGSDAAQAIVDASEDYIAKLTKEASKYALHAGRKTIKKEDVDMAVNA, from the coding sequence ATGGCAAATGATCTACCAATTGCAGCAGTCGTAAGGATTGCAAAGAAGAATGGTGCAGAGAGAGTAGGCAGCGATGCTGCTCAGGCTATTGTTGACGCATCAGAAGACTACATTGCAAAACTCACAAAAGAGGCAAGCAAGTACGCTCTTCACGCTGGCAGAAAGACAATCAAGAAGGAAGATGTTGATATGGCGGTAAACGCCTGA
- the mtxX gene encoding methanogenesis marker protein Mmp4/MtxX, translating to MKIGIGCGADPAKIQKSLEKIKDKAEYVLFLKDVLDEPLDWIHYDISEEPEIRLVDALFNGEIDAAVRGTLPSNKTMKALKKRAGTNKLRRVAILQTADNKKFLLAPVGVDEGWSVDEKIEFIREAKPLADKIGLNNSVAVLSGGRFGDIGRHKIVDKTISDAERISELTGSDNCEILIEDAVLNHGIIIAPDGISGNLIFRTLCLLGGGDAHGAPVLNIGKIFVDTSRAGIDYSNAVLLAISLVKK from the coding sequence ATGAAAATCGGCATTGGCTGCGGGGCTGATCCTGCCAAAATTCAAAAGAGCCTTGAAAAAATTAAGGATAAAGCAGAATACGTTCTTTTTTTAAAAGATGTTTTAGATGAGCCTTTAGACTGGATTCATTACGACATATCAGAAGAACCGGAAATAAGGCTCGTTGATGCACTTTTCAACGGTGAAATTGATGCCGCTGTAAGGGGAACTCTTCCGTCCAACAAAACCATGAAAGCCCTGAAGAAAAGAGCAGGAACTAACAAATTAAGACGTGTGGCTATTCTTCAGACTGCAGACAACAAAAAATTTCTTTTAGCACCTGTCGGAGTTGATGAAGGCTGGAGTGTTGATGAAAAAATAGAGTTTATCAGGGAGGCAAAACCTCTCGCTGATAAAATTGGATTAAATAATTCGGTTGCTGTTCTTTCAGGCGGACGCTTCGGAGATATCGGAAGGCACAAAATTGTTGATAAAACTATCAGCGATGCTGAAAGAATATCAGAGCTTACAGGCTCTGACAACTGTGAGATATTAATCGAAGATGCTGTCTTAAATCACGGGATAATAATAGCTCCGGACGGCATTTCAGGCAACCTTATTTTTAGAACCTTATGCCTTCTTGGAGGTGGTGATGCACATGGAGCACCCGTGCTAAATATAGGCAAAATCTTCGTAGATACATCGCGCGCCGGCATTGATTATTCAAATGCGGTTTTGCTCGCCATTTCTTTGGTAAAAAAATAA